The Melopsittacus undulatus isolate bMelUnd1 chromosome 9, bMelUnd1.mat.Z, whole genome shotgun sequence genomic interval GGTAACGAAACCCCAGGGCAGCTGGGCACAGCGGGGACAGCTGCTTTTGGGATTCCGTTGCCCGCGCCGGCACCACAAAGAGACGCATTCGGGGGCCACAACCACGGCACCCGACGGCGGGTcaaggaggggagagaaggcGACTTACCGCCGGGAACCGGAGCCGCACGGCAGCCGCAGCCAGGCCGGCTGTGGGCTGTGCCTCGGGCCGGGTGCCAACGGGAGGGCGGCAGGGCAGAGCCAGAAGGAAACCGCTCGGAACAAAGTTCCGGTGGTGCCGGAGCATCTGGTGCCAGCCCCGACGGGGCCCGGAAACACGAGAGCTCCGAGGGAGGGCAGCGGCACCTGCGCGGCCCTCGGACACCCGCTACGGGGAAGTGAAACTGTGTGGGGAACCCCGCGGCTCCACGTGGTGCTCACAACCGAGGCGCTGCCGTTGCCCGTCCGTGGGGTGTGCGGCTCCCGATGCCTCCGCACCGCGGGGACGGAACGGTCCCGTCGCCGATGCCGGGAGCTTCTCGGTGCCGGGGCTCTGGCTGGCCCCGGTGGGTGGTGCAGGGTGCGGGACGGGGTTCCCAGCCCCGAGGCACCTCCCGGAGCCCGCAGTCCCGCACCACCGAGCGCGGCACGGAGGACGTGGGGCCGGCAGCCTGCGGAGCTCGGGCAGCGGCGGCTCCGGGGGCAGCTGTGCGAGCCCCGGTCCCGCTCCCTCCCCTGACCCAGGCCCGGCGGCTCCGCAGGGTGTCGGGGTCCCGGCACCGGCAGCCGCGCCGCTCCCCTCTCACCTCCGGTACTGCAGCCCGGCACAGTCCGCGGCCCTCCCGCCGCCGGCAAGCGGGACCCCCCGCGGTGCccccgccccccgccccgccgccgcttTCGGTTTCGCTCCGCCGCCGCCCCCGGCGCAGCTCGGGGCGGTCTCGGCCGCGGTCCCGATGCCGGTCCCGGGGGAGGCCGGTGCTGGGGTCATTGGTGTGTCCCTCCCCCGGACAGAGGGGGCGGCAGCCCCGGCGGTGGCGGCCCCGCTCCCGCCCCCGGTGCCGCTGTCGCTGTCCCAGCCCAGCCCGCACTGCCGCCTGGGGCCGCCAGGGGGCGCGCCGAGGGGGCGGGACCGCTGCTCGCGGTTCCGGTGGCGGCGCGGCCATGGCGGTGGCGGGGGCAGCGCGGCGGCTGCTGGGCCCCGTGGGGCGGCTGGCGGCGGGCGGGTACGGGACAGGgaccggggccggggccgcaCCCCCGAGGCTGGGGCCCCAGCGGCGGAGGACGTGGGGCTGCCGGAGGGTGACTGAGGGGTGACCCTGGAGCGTCTGTGGGTGCCCTTGGGGCGCGCTCCGGGGCTGGTCATGGGTCACACGTACCGGAGCCGCCGCCGTCCCCGCAGGGTGCCGCACCGGGCTCACCGCCTCATCCCGTCGGACGATGAGCTCTACCAGCGCACTCGGCTGACGGTGCTGGAGCCGGAGTCCCCCAACATCATGTTCATCGAGGGCTACAGCAGCCGCGGCTTTACCATCAACGGGGACGTGGTGGTGGGGCCCTGCGCCGTCCTGCCCCGCACCATCCTGCAGTGGAACGTGAGTGCAAGGCGGCGGGGCCGCGGGTGAGCGCCCCGGGCTCTGCCCCGCTCAGTGCTCGCCGCGTCCCCGCAGGTCGGCTCCTACAGGGACATCTCGCACGAGAGCCTGTCGCTGTTCCGGCTGCTGGAGCCTCGGATCGGTACgtggggcggccggggccggaCCGGGATGGCTCCTGAGCCAGCACAGCGCTGCCCAAGCCCACCCGCAGGGCCCTGAACGTGCTTTGGGTGATGGAGCTGCGCTTCCAAACCCTTCTGTACCGCAGCAGCGGCAGGAGGCACGCAGCGAAATGAGCTTGCTCCTCGTTTGTACACTGTGGGAGTTGTTGGTCTGAGTGCAGCCCATTGCCTGTGATCATGTCCTGTTTGCAGAGATCCTGGTGCTGGGCACAGGAGACAGGGTAGAGCGGCTCCCTCCTGCCATGCTGAAGCAGATGCGGGAGTGCGGGATCGCCGTGGAGGTGCAGGACACGGTAAGGAGGGTGCATGCGGAGCACCCCAGTGAGGGGGAGGGTGGTGGCCATGGGGGCAAGGCAGGAGGTTGTGCACCCTGTGTGGAAGGGCTTTGTCTCCTGCCCGAGGGCTGCAGCTTCACTCCCTTTTGATTTCACAGCCAAATGCCTGTGCAACCTTCAACTTCCTCACGAGTGAGAAGCGCATGGTGGCTGCGGGGCTCATCCCTCCCCGTGGCACCTACAGGGACACATCAGACTCTGCCTACGCAATTCTGCCCTCGCCTGCCTGAAGCCCCTGAGCATCACTGGAGAAATGCACTGGAGCTGtcggagctgctggaggaggctgcACACACGAGGGTGTTGTGGAGTGCATGGACTTGGCTCTGCCCTAAATCCCAGTTTCTCGCCCTCCTTGCCCAGCCTGGAGCATGTTACGAGGTATGAGCATTGCTTGCAGCAGAGTGCCTTGGCACTGAGAACCCGCTGCCCCAGGGCAGAGTGGAGGTGCTGGGGCAAGCTGCACACTCAGGCACATTTGGGGCTCCACAAGGAAAATACACGTTAATTGGGTGCACAAAGCAATTGTGTGGTGATTCATGCGCTGTGGGTTGGCTGCCTGGGCAGTATGTGGCAACCAGGGCATGGCCAGCACTGGTCACACACGGCCACCTCTGCAGGAGGGAGAATGGCTGCAGTCCCCAGCCCCGGATTAGGCCACTGCATAGCTCTGCCTGAGGAGTGAGCTGTGCTAGCCAATGTTTGACAGCAGGATTATGTTGTAATTGAAGGCTCTGGTTTTAGCAGGTGTGAATCTAATTTGACATCACTGTGCTGAAGAGTGATTGCTTTCAGTCAGCAACTTAAGAGACACAAAACATTGACCATGAACAGGCGTCCTTTAGCTGGAGTGATGTTTGCAAGTgtttatatataacatatatgaGGGGGGTGTTTCCTAAATGATAttgctaataataataattactaTTACTGGGATGTGCGGACAGTATAGAAACAAAGTGAGGGAGAAAGGTGGATTGGTGAGGACCAAGCATGTGAAAATACAGGTCTAAGGGCCTGGTGCATGTAAGTGGCTGCAGCACATGTGGGGATGTGAGCATGTGCATACACAAGCACTGATGTGCCCATCACCACAGCAGCTGCCCAGggcacaggggctgcagcagcctgttGCTGCCAGCCCTGTAAAACCCATTTGCTCTCTTGTGTAACAGCCACTTGTGTTCTGCTCTCAGGAAGGGTTTTTTAAACACCCTGCATTGCATTATCCACTGAGCACCATCCCCTCAATCCCCCCTCACAGATGCTGTCCCTTCTGGGGGCTCcaggggaggaaggggcagCACAGAAGGGAGAGGGGCTCTGGGCTGACACCCACTgcacagctttttctcttttattgtaAAACACGGCCAACCCATGCAGGGCTCCAGGCCCAGCCCGGGGTCACGGCTCCCGGGCAGGGGACAGGCCCTCCGGGGTGGATGAAGCAGCCAAAGGGACATGGGGAGCTCCTGGCACCCACAGAGCGCTGgcgctgctgcagcaggagcagctccctcGGGGGGGTCAGGGCTGAGAGGCTCAATGACGGGTATGGACCTTCAGAACAGGCGCTTCTCGTACCTGCGagggagcagcaaagcagagtCCTGTCACTGACCCACCTCACCCAGGGCACAGCTGGCAATGGCTCCTGGCCTGAGCGCCCATGGAAGAGCCCCTGGCAGAAGCACTTACGAGTGAAGGCCGTGCACCCCTCCTTCCACCTGTGCAGACGTCGTCCTCTTCTCAAACTTCAGCTCTCCCGAGTACATCATGGCTCTGAGGGGGAAGGACACTGATCACACGGCAGCCAGAGCGCAGGGAACACAGTGCTCTGGCACACGTTCAGCTGGAGTGGCTGCCATGAGGGACACTGGTTCTTCCAGTTGTAACCTGAATGGGCTTGGCTGTGCTaagagccaggcagggtggggtaACCCCAACCTTTCCAGCCCAAGAGACcatgctcctgcatccctggggctgGCAAATCTGACACCATGACCTAACCAGAGCACAGCAAGGGGAAGCACTCACCGGACTTGGGTCAGGCTCTTGGCACCAATATCCTGGCAGGAATGCTGGATCCCAGCAATCAGGTATGGAATGAATTTGTGGATAGAGCCCTTGTCCTGCACTGCACCGGAGACCCCCTGGGCCACTTTGATTTTGTCTGTCTCACTGGATGGGAGCACAAA includes:
- the NDUFAF3 gene encoding NADH dehydrogenase [ubiquinone] 1 alpha subcomplex assembly factor 3, with the protein product MPPHRGDGTVPSPMPGASRCRGSGWPRVPHRAHRLIPSDDELYQRTRLTVLEPESPNIMFIEGYSSRGFTINGDVVVGPCAVLPRTILQWNVGSYRDISHESLSLFRLLEPRIEILVLGTGDRVERLPPAMLKQMRECGIAVEVQDTPNACATFNFLTSEKRMVAAGLIPPRGTYRDTSDSAYAILPSPA